In Pseudomonas sp. P5_109, the genomic window GGCTGGCGTGGCCTGCAATCCAGTAGACCAGGCAGGCACCGACACAGGCACAAATCGCCTCGACGCTGGCCAGGCCATCAATGCCATCCATGAAGTTGTAGAGGTTGAGCATCCAGACCAGATAAAACGCGCCGATGACATAGCCGAACCAGCCAAGACTGAACTCGTGACCGAACAGATTGATCGGCGCCATCCCCCCAATCCAGATCAATGCCCAGATGGCACCTGCGAAATGCGCAAGCAGGCGCCAACGCGCGGCAATATGCCCATGGTCGTCGAGAAAACCAATGATCGCGATCCAGCCGCCAGCCCCCAGCAGAGCCAGCGTCATCGGCCAGGCGACGGCATCCGTCCAGGCCAGGACAGGCAGCGCAATCAGAAAGCTCAGGACGATAGCTACACCACCACCCCGTGGGGTCGGAACGGAATGTGAGCTACGCGCATTAGGAACATCTATCAGGCTGCGTGCCAACGCGTATTTGCGCAATGCACCGGTGCCCAAGAATGAAACACCCACCACCAACGCCAACAACCATATTGAGTTCAAAGGTCAACTTCCTGAAACAGCCACAATCAATTTTGCAATTGAACCGTCATTGTCATAAGGCAGCTTAGCGCTGCCTTTCCTTGTAGTAGTTGGCAGCCGACACAAGCGCCTCGTCGACGCTGACCGGAGGAACCCAGCCCAGCAATTCTCGAGTTTTACTTATATCGACCTGCAACGAACCGCACAGCCGTTGCGACAAAGCCTGCTTGCCCAGAAGCTGTGCCCCTCGCTCAAGCAA contains:
- a CDS encoding glycosyltransferase family 4 protein; amino-acid sequence: MNSIWLLALVVGVSFLGTGALRKYALARSLIDVPNARSSHSVPTPRGGGVAIVLSFLIALPVLAWTDAVAWPMTLALLGAGGWIAIIGFLDDHGHIAARWRLLAHFAGAIWALIWIGGMAPINLFGHEFSLGWFGYVIGAFYLVWMLNLYNFMDGIDGLASVEAICACVGACLVYWIAGHASLAIAPLVLAAAVLGFLIWNFPPAKIFMGDAGSGFLGIVLAVMSLYAAWTNPLFLWAWLILLGVFIVDATFTLIRRLLRGDKVYEAHRSHGYQYASRKFGSHRVVTLAIAAINLLWLVPVAILVVMQYLDGVAGLVLAYVPLVLLAFKFHAGELEIAGKA